The following proteins are co-located in the Conyzicola lurida genome:
- a CDS encoding glycosyltransferase, with the protein MTFSDELQYLLADLGDLFGAVRPYLPVAIAGVVVWALWLYRFVASRLAGPIESGFASTTSVVVPSFHEDPEILLRCLDTWREQDPTEIIIVLDVADVDTYDRIAELGDDRVRPLLFHHAGKRSALGAGIREASSDILFLVDSDTSWTPGLLRNAQKPFADPRVGGVSTQQNVYQRRSSIWRRIADWLVNLRYYDYVPAMGRAGAVPCISGRTAVYRRDAVLPVLDDLENEYFMGRRCISGDDGRLTWLVLASGWRTVHQSSAKALSMFPSTFSAFVKQRVRWSRNSYRCYFTAIAKGWLWRVPFVAKITVLQILITPLTMGLSMFYLIFNRLDVTAVGITAATAWLLLGRGLRGISNLRRNPGDILLLPLVALVVIFVALPVKLYAFVTMNKQGWLTRHDNQVGADAQDAATLAPVDTAAAASDLDDLGGPREVAA; encoded by the coding sequence ATGACCTTCAGCGACGAACTGCAGTATCTGCTCGCCGATCTCGGCGACCTGTTCGGGGCGGTACGCCCGTATCTGCCCGTCGCCATCGCCGGCGTCGTCGTCTGGGCGCTCTGGCTCTACCGCTTCGTCGCGTCCCGCCTCGCCGGCCCGATCGAAAGCGGGTTCGCCAGCACGACGTCGGTCGTCGTGCCGTCGTTCCACGAGGACCCCGAGATCCTCCTGCGCTGTCTCGACACCTGGCGTGAGCAGGACCCGACCGAGATCATCATCGTCCTGGATGTCGCCGACGTCGACACATACGACCGGATCGCCGAGCTCGGGGACGACCGGGTGCGCCCGCTGCTGTTCCACCACGCCGGCAAGCGATCGGCGCTCGGGGCGGGCATCCGGGAGGCGTCATCCGACATTCTGTTCCTCGTCGACTCGGACACGTCGTGGACGCCGGGGCTCCTCCGCAACGCGCAGAAGCCCTTCGCCGACCCGCGCGTCGGAGGGGTGAGCACGCAGCAGAACGTCTACCAACGCCGGTCGAGCATCTGGCGCCGCATCGCCGACTGGCTAGTGAACCTGCGCTACTACGACTACGTGCCCGCGATGGGGCGCGCCGGAGCCGTGCCGTGCATCTCGGGGCGCACCGCCGTCTACCGCCGCGACGCCGTGCTGCCCGTGCTCGACGACCTCGAGAACGAGTACTTCATGGGCCGCCGCTGCATCTCGGGCGACGACGGCCGGCTCACCTGGCTGGTGCTGGCGTCGGGATGGCGCACCGTGCACCAGTCGTCGGCGAAGGCGCTGTCGATGTTCCCGTCGACGTTCAGCGCGTTCGTCAAGCAGCGCGTGCGCTGGAGCCGCAATTCCTACCGCTGCTACTTCACCGCGATCGCGAAGGGCTGGCTCTGGCGGGTTCCGTTCGTGGCGAAGATCACGGTGCTGCAGATCCTGATCACGCCGCTGACCATGGGCCTGAGCATGTTCTACCTGATTTTCAACCGGCTGGATGTCACGGCCGTCGGCATCACGGCGGCGACGGCGTGGCTCCTGCTGGGGCGGGGGCTGCGGGGCATCTCGAATCTGCGCCGCAACCCGGGCGACATCCTGCTGCTCCCGCTCGTCGCCCTCGTCGTGATCTTCGTCGCGCTGCCCGTGAAGCTGTACGCGTTCGTGACGATGAACAAGCAGGGCTGGCTGACCCGGCACGACAACCAGGTGGGGGCCGACGCGCAGGATGCCGCGACCCTCGCACCGGTCGATACGGCGGCCGCGGCATCCGACCTCGACGACCTCGGCGGTCCCCGGGAGGTGGCGGCATGA
- a CDS encoding DsbA family protein, producing MSDAIKVDIWSDVQCPWCYIGKRKFEDGAAQFDGDVEVEYHSFELAPDTPVDFDGSPKDFLSQRKGISPDQVDMMLDRVTGIAKSVGLDYDYDHVHQTNTIKAHELLHFAKTKGRQLDMKERLLKAYFVDGRHVGRIEDLADLAAEIGLDRDEVRAALEAGTYVADVKADVAQAEAYGIQGVPFFVIDGKYGVSGAQDAAAFVNVLEQARAERSESEDVPA from the coding sequence GTGAGTGACGCAATCAAGGTAGACATCTGGTCCGACGTGCAGTGCCCCTGGTGCTACATCGGCAAACGCAAGTTCGAGGACGGGGCCGCCCAGTTCGACGGCGACGTCGAGGTGGAGTACCACTCCTTCGAGCTCGCCCCTGACACCCCGGTCGACTTCGACGGATCTCCCAAGGACTTCCTGAGCCAGCGCAAGGGCATCTCGCCCGACCAGGTCGACATGATGCTCGACCGCGTGACCGGCATCGCCAAGAGCGTCGGCCTCGACTACGACTACGACCATGTGCACCAGACCAACACGATCAAGGCGCACGAGCTGCTGCACTTCGCGAAGACGAAGGGCCGCCAGCTCGACATGAAGGAGCGCCTGCTCAAGGCGTACTTCGTCGACGGCCGCCACGTCGGCCGCATCGAGGACCTCGCCGACCTCGCCGCAGAGATCGGGCTCGACCGCGACGAGGTCCGCGCGGCACTCGAAGCCGGCACCTACGTCGCCGACGTCAAGGCGGATGTCGCACAGGCCGAGGCCTACGGAATCCAGGGCGTGCCGTTCTTCGTGATCGACGGCAAGTACGGAGTGTCCGGCGCCCAGGACGCGGCCGCGTTCGTCAACGTCCTCGAGCAGGCCCGCGCCGAGCGCTCCGAGTCCGAGGACGTGCCCGCGTGA
- a CDS encoding glycyl-tRNA synthetase gives MPDIAAIVASLGGMAQKQQLVARGARDLDLTLAVRGGEVERARQGWYTTLPSDDPRVRAVRVGGRLTGMSAVIALGGWSLGRHPLHVSLRDNAARLRTPGNRHVKLHGRHPPNLKLHWDGAAVAARGSATVVDLRDALVRVVLDEEFETAVAAIDWALHSRLLSTSGLAEIVRALPRELRFIREWVDPLCESLPESLARTRLSLLGHSVISQAHRGDADRIDLVVDESVGMETDGDEFHWDRFEPDRMKDLDITIANLTALRPSARAVFHHWPKVVLAVETAIAGRASTSQVGNSGRTPPRLPKRPGKPGHRRGHRHRTPEFPKTQREKGGGGNTARPVALGSE, from the coding sequence ATGCCCGATATCGCAGCGATCGTCGCATCCCTCGGGGGGATGGCCCAGAAGCAGCAACTCGTCGCGCGGGGAGCGCGCGACCTCGATCTGACCCTCGCGGTGCGCGGGGGAGAGGTCGAGCGCGCCCGGCAGGGCTGGTACACGACGCTGCCGTCCGACGACCCCCGGGTGCGGGCGGTGCGCGTCGGCGGCAGGCTCACCGGAATGTCGGCGGTGATCGCGCTCGGCGGGTGGTCGCTGGGGCGGCATCCGCTGCACGTCTCGCTGCGGGACAACGCGGCGCGACTGCGCACCCCGGGGAACCGGCACGTCAAGTTGCACGGCCGACATCCGCCCAATCTCAAGCTGCACTGGGACGGAGCCGCCGTTGCAGCCCGCGGGTCCGCGACGGTCGTCGATCTGCGCGATGCCCTCGTACGGGTCGTGCTGGACGAGGAGTTCGAGACGGCGGTCGCGGCGATCGACTGGGCACTGCACTCGCGGCTGTTGAGCACGTCGGGGCTCGCGGAAATCGTGAGAGCGCTGCCGCGCGAGCTGAGGTTCATCCGCGAGTGGGTGGACCCGTTGTGCGAGAGCCTGCCCGAGAGTCTCGCGCGGACTCGGCTGAGCCTGCTCGGCCACTCGGTGATCTCGCAGGCGCACCGCGGCGACGCCGACCGCATCGACCTCGTCGTCGACGAGAGTGTGGGCATGGAGACGGACGGGGACGAGTTCCATTGGGACCGGTTCGAGCCCGACCGGATGAAGGACCTCGACATCACGATCGCGAACCTGACCGCGTTGCGCCCCAGCGCCCGCGCCGTGTTCCATCACTGGCCGAAGGTCGTGCTCGCCGTGGAGACCGCCATCGCCGGCCGAGCATCCACGTCGCAGGTCGGAAATTCAGGAAGAACACCCCCGCGCCTCCCGAAGAGGCCCGGAAAACCGGGGCACCGCCGCGGCCATCGGCACAGAACTCCTGAATTTCCGAAAACACAGCGCGAAAAGGGGGGAGGTGGGAATACGGCGCGGCCGGTGGCGTTGGGTTCAGAGTGA
- a CDS encoding glycine--tRNA ligase, which produces MANANSLDAIVNLAKRRGFVFQSGEIYGGSRSAWDYGPLGVALKENIKKQWWQTVVQGRDDVVGLDSAVILPRKVWEASGHVEVFSDPLVESLHTHKRYRADHLLEAYEEKHGHPPVNGLADIKDPDTGQPGSWTEPQNFSGMLKTYLGPVDNEEGLHYLRPETAQGIFVNFANVMGSARMKPPFGIGQIGKSFRNEITPGNFIFRTREFEQMEMEFFVEPGTDEEWHQYWIDASLAWYTDLGINPENLRLFEHPQEKLSHYSKRTVDIEYRFRFAGSEWGELMGVANRTDFDLKTHSEASGTDLSYFDQTQDKRWIPYVIEPAFGLTRALMAFLIDAYAEDEAPNAKGGVDKRTVLRLDRRLAPVKVAVLPLSRNEQLSPLARSVAADLRKYWNVDFDDAGAIGRRYRRQDEIGTPFAITVDFESLEDNAVTVRERDSMAQERVSLDRLRGYLAEQLLGA; this is translated from the coding sequence GTGGCCAACGCCAATTCCCTCGACGCCATCGTCAACCTCGCCAAGCGCCGGGGTTTCGTCTTCCAGTCGGGAGAGATCTACGGCGGTTCGCGCTCCGCCTGGGACTACGGTCCGCTCGGCGTCGCGCTCAAAGAGAACATCAAGAAGCAGTGGTGGCAGACCGTCGTCCAGGGTCGCGACGACGTCGTCGGCCTCGACTCGGCCGTCATCCTTCCCCGCAAGGTATGGGAAGCGTCCGGCCACGTCGAGGTCTTCTCCGACCCGCTCGTCGAGTCGCTGCACACGCACAAGCGCTACCGCGCCGACCACCTGCTCGAAGCCTACGAGGAGAAGCACGGCCACCCGCCCGTCAACGGTCTCGCCGACATCAAGGACCCCGACACCGGCCAGCCCGGATCGTGGACCGAACCGCAGAACTTCTCGGGCATGCTCAAGACCTACCTCGGGCCGGTCGACAACGAGGAGGGTCTGCACTATCTGCGCCCCGAGACCGCGCAGGGCATCTTCGTCAACTTCGCGAACGTCATGGGCAGCGCCCGGATGAAGCCCCCGTTCGGAATCGGCCAGATCGGCAAGAGCTTCCGCAACGAGATCACGCCCGGAAACTTCATCTTCCGCACCCGCGAGTTCGAGCAGATGGAGATGGAGTTCTTCGTCGAGCCCGGCACGGACGAAGAGTGGCACCAGTACTGGATCGACGCTTCGCTCGCCTGGTACACCGACCTCGGCATCAACCCCGAGAACCTGCGCCTCTTCGAGCACCCGCAGGAGAAGCTGTCGCACTACTCCAAGCGCACCGTCGACATCGAGTACCGCTTCCGCTTCGCCGGCAGCGAGTGGGGCGAGCTCATGGGCGTCGCGAACCGCACCGACTTCGATCTCAAGACGCACTCAGAGGCGTCCGGCACCGACCTGTCGTACTTCGACCAGACGCAGGACAAGCGCTGGATCCCGTACGTGATCGAGCCCGCGTTCGGACTCACCCGTGCGCTCATGGCCTTCCTCATCGACGCGTACGCCGAGGACGAGGCCCCCAACGCGAAGGGCGGAGTCGACAAGCGCACCGTTCTGCGCCTCGACCGCCGGCTTGCGCCGGTCAAGGTCGCCGTCCTGCCGCTGTCGCGCAACGAGCAGCTCTCGCCGCTCGCCCGCTCGGTCGCCGCCGACCTGCGCAAGTACTGGAACGTCGACTTCGACGACGCCGGCGCTATCGGCCGCCGCTACCGCCGCCAGGACGAGATCGGCACGCCGTTCGCGATCACTGTCGACTTCGAGTCGCTCGAGGACAACGCGGTGACCGTGCGCGAGCGCGACTCCATGGCGCAGGAGCGCGTCTCGCTCGACCGCCTGCGCGGCTACCTCGCGGAGCAGCTGCTCGGCGCGTAG
- a CDS encoding Gfo/Idh/MocA family protein — protein MSTTTPIRTGIIGYGLSGRVFHAPFIATNPAFSLDLIATGNVDRQAQAREAHPGATIVDTPEALLERAGDLDLVILASPPHVHLAQGIAALEAGAAIVIDKPFVPSVVDAKKLIAKSEETGNAVFVFQNRRWDGDFLTIKKLIRDGALGDVHRFESTFERWGSAKTGLWQETTTIEEGAGITFDLGSHLIDQALQLFGPATVEQAELAIVRGGVSDDDSFISLLHTSGVRSHLTMSRAAAQNGPRFRVLGNKSAYSVYGLDNQEPFLKESRWPGSEGYGITPPSEWGLLGVDGSAEGLAPYPTENGDYPAFYEGVAATIRDGAPSPVDARDSLEVVRIIQRAHEIAANAQQL, from the coding sequence ATGTCAACCACCACACCAATCCGCACGGGCATCATCGGCTACGGGCTTTCCGGCCGGGTGTTCCACGCTCCGTTCATCGCGACCAATCCGGCGTTCTCGCTCGACCTGATCGCCACGGGCAACGTCGACCGCCAAGCGCAGGCGCGCGAGGCCCACCCCGGAGCGACCATCGTCGACACCCCTGAGGCGCTGCTCGAGCGCGCCGGAGACCTCGACCTCGTCATCCTCGCGTCGCCGCCGCACGTGCACCTCGCCCAGGGCATCGCCGCCCTCGAGGCCGGTGCCGCGATCGTCATCGACAAGCCGTTCGTGCCGTCCGTCGTCGACGCGAAGAAGCTCATCGCCAAGTCGGAAGAGACCGGCAACGCGGTCTTCGTCTTCCAGAACCGCCGCTGGGACGGTGACTTCCTGACGATCAAAAAGCTGATTCGGGATGGCGCACTCGGCGACGTGCACCGCTTCGAGTCGACGTTCGAGCGCTGGGGCAGCGCCAAGACCGGCCTCTGGCAGGAGACCACCACGATCGAGGAGGGTGCCGGAATCACCTTCGACCTCGGCAGCCACCTCATCGACCAGGCGCTACAGCTGTTCGGTCCGGCGACGGTCGAGCAGGCCGAACTCGCGATCGTGCGCGGGGGAGTCAGCGACGACGACTCGTTCATCTCGCTGCTGCACACCAGCGGCGTGCGCTCGCACCTGACGATGAGCCGGGCGGCCGCGCAGAACGGTCCGCGGTTCCGGGTGCTGGGCAACAAGAGCGCGTACAGCGTCTACGGTCTGGACAATCAGGAACCGTTCCTCAAGGAGTCGCGCTGGCCCGGGTCCGAGGGCTACGGCATCACGCCGCCGTCCGAATGGGGTTTGCTCGGCGTCGACGGATCCGCGGAGGGGCTCGCCCCGTACCCGACCGAGAACGGCGACTACCCGGCGTTCTACGAAGGCGTCGCGGCGACGATCCGCGACGGCGCCCCGTCTCCGGTCGACGCCCGGGACTCGCTCGAGGTCGTGCGCATCATCCAGCGCGCGCACGAGATCGCGGCGAACGCGCAGCAGTTGTAA
- a CDS encoding GNAT family N-acetyltransferase has protein sequence MSEEQTPVIVRSATADEFDAVADLVDAGFTAGPYGHLPVTAARRALQRDSAGRAASGALLVAVDASTGALLGTSSLLRSGTPASRLAVGDEAELRLLTVAPEARGRGVGELLVTATVDEARRWGASSVVLDTGDLNHSAQRLYERAGFRRVPEREKSYEGTGIGWSLVFEFALESATG, from the coding sequence GTGAGCGAAGAGCAGACCCCCGTCATCGTGCGGAGCGCGACGGCCGACGAATTCGACGCGGTCGCCGACCTCGTCGACGCCGGCTTCACGGCCGGGCCGTACGGACACCTCCCCGTCACCGCCGCGCGCCGGGCGTTGCAGCGCGACTCCGCGGGCCGCGCCGCCTCGGGCGCGCTGCTGGTCGCGGTCGACGCGTCGACCGGGGCTCTCCTCGGCACCTCGAGCCTGCTGCGCTCGGGCACCCCGGCCTCCCGCCTCGCGGTCGGTGACGAGGCCGAACTGCGTCTGCTCACGGTCGCACCCGAGGCCCGCGGACGCGGGGTCGGGGAGCTGCTCGTCACCGCGACCGTCGACGAGGCGCGGCGCTGGGGTGCGTCGTCGGTCGTGCTCGACACCGGGGACCTCAACCACTCCGCGCAGCGGTTATACGAGCGCGCGGGATTCCGGCGCGTGCCCGAGCGCGAGAAGTCGTACGAGGGCACGGGCATCGGCTGGTCGCTCGTCTTTGAGTTCGCGCTGGAGTCCGCGACGGGCTGA
- a CDS encoding isoprenyl transferase, protein MRFIKPGMTHPDAVDFKPVDWTGVYPPVMDKRAVPEHVAIVMDGNGRWANGKGLTRIEGHKAGEASLLDVVAGAIQLGIKHLSVYAFSTENWKRSPDEVRFLMGFNRDVLHRRRDQLNDWGVRVRWAGRKPRLWASVIKELQFAEKMTAGNDVLTLTMCVNYGGRQEITDAVRLLAEDVAAGRLKPSGITEKSIQKHLYTPDLPDVDLFVRSSGEQRTSNFMLWQSAYAEMVFLDTLWPDFGREQLWEAVSLYASRNRRFGGAVDAPTA, encoded by the coding sequence ATGAGATTCATCAAACCCGGAATGACGCATCCGGACGCCGTGGATTTCAAACCGGTGGACTGGACCGGCGTCTACCCGCCTGTGATGGACAAGCGAGCCGTGCCCGAGCACGTCGCCATCGTGATGGACGGCAACGGCCGCTGGGCCAATGGCAAAGGCCTCACCCGCATCGAGGGGCACAAGGCAGGCGAGGCCAGCCTGCTCGACGTCGTCGCCGGCGCCATCCAACTCGGTATCAAGCATCTGAGCGTGTACGCCTTCTCCACCGAGAACTGGAAGCGCAGCCCCGACGAGGTGCGGTTCCTCATGGGGTTCAACCGCGACGTGCTGCACCGCCGCCGGGACCAGCTCAACGACTGGGGTGTGCGTGTGCGCTGGGCCGGCCGCAAGCCGCGGCTGTGGGCGTCCGTGATCAAAGAGCTGCAGTTCGCCGAAAAGATGACCGCGGGAAACGACGTGCTCACGCTGACCATGTGCGTCAACTACGGCGGACGCCAGGAGATCACCGACGCGGTGCGGCTGTTAGCCGAGGATGTCGCGGCCGGCCGTCTGAAACCGAGCGGTATCACCGAGAAGTCGATCCAAAAACACCTCTACACCCCCGACCTCCCCGACGTCGACCTGTTCGTGCGCAGCTCGGGCGAGCAGCGCACCAGCAACTTCATGCTCTGGCAGAGCGCGTACGCAGAGATGGTGTTCCTCGATACCCTCTGGCCCGACTTCGGGCGCGAGCAGCTCTGGGAGGCGGTCTCGCTCTACGCGAGCCGCAACCGCCGCTTCGGCGGGGCCGTCGACGCGCCGACCGCGTAG
- the recO gene encoding DNA repair protein RecO: protein MPLYRDEAVVLRTHKLGEADRIVTMLSRQHGKIRAVAKGVRRTASKFGARLEPFMVADVQLFEGRTLDIITQAESLGSYGAEITADYGSYTAASVMVETADKITDDDGSLQQYLLLVGALRSLARREHGSSVTLDSYLLRSLSIAGWAPSFLDCAVTGAPGPHTVFVAQLGGVVADEVAPPGSPRLEIKTLELLSALLTGDWEAVETSDERHRSQASGVVAAYTQFHLERTLRSLQHVDRSTA, encoded by the coding sequence GTGCCCCTTTACCGTGATGAAGCCGTCGTGCTGCGCACCCACAAGCTGGGTGAGGCCGATCGTATCGTCACGATGCTGAGCAGGCAGCACGGCAAGATCCGGGCCGTCGCCAAGGGCGTCCGGCGCACCGCGAGCAAGTTCGGCGCGCGTCTCGAACCGTTCATGGTCGCCGATGTGCAACTGTTCGAGGGTCGCACCCTCGACATCATCACGCAGGCGGAGTCGCTCGGCTCGTACGGCGCCGAGATCACCGCCGACTACGGCAGTTACACCGCGGCGAGCGTCATGGTCGAGACGGCCGACAAGATCACCGACGACGACGGATCGCTGCAGCAGTACCTGCTGCTCGTCGGCGCGCTGCGGTCGCTCGCCCGCCGCGAACACGGCTCCAGCGTCACTCTCGACAGCTACCTCCTCCGCTCGCTGTCGATCGCCGGCTGGGCGCCGAGCTTCCTCGACTGCGCCGTCACGGGCGCACCCGGCCCGCACACCGTCTTCGTCGCCCAACTCGGCGGCGTGGTCGCCGACGAGGTGGCGCCTCCGGGCTCGCCCCGTCTCGAGATCAAGACCCTCGAGCTGCTGTCGGCACTGCTCACCGGCGACTGGGAGGCGGTCGAGACGTCGGACGAGCGCCATCGGAGCCAGGCGAGCGGCGTGGTCGCCGCGTACACCCAGTTCCACCTCGAACGCACTCTGCGTTCGCTCCAACACGTCGATAGGTCCACCGCATGA
- a CDS encoding SDR family oxidoreductase: MVTLVTGGTGTLGRELVPLLRSRDVETAVLSRSEHPEFRTGDLAAGSGISAALDGVDTVVHLAAGKNQETEARTLLAACEAAGVGHIVFISIAGIDDIPFPYYRAKLAAEKALLAGSVPVSVLRTTQFHSFAAAPFLAQKRLPVLLSPRLSIQPIDTRVVAEQLADLAGGDPRGRVPDLGGPEVLTGDDLARAVSTRYGWRKPILPVAIPGRTWAAFAAGHHLVPQNRSGGRTFAEYLAAQ; the protein is encoded by the coding sequence ATGGTCACTCTCGTTACCGGCGGAACCGGCACCCTCGGTCGTGAGCTCGTTCCGCTACTACGGTCGCGTGACGTCGAGACGGCCGTGCTGAGCCGGAGCGAGCACCCGGAGTTCCGCACCGGCGACCTCGCTGCCGGCTCCGGGATCTCCGCCGCGCTCGACGGCGTCGACACCGTCGTGCACCTCGCCGCGGGCAAGAACCAGGAGACAGAGGCCCGCACGCTTCTCGCGGCGTGCGAGGCGGCGGGGGTCGGGCACATCGTGTTCATCTCGATCGCAGGCATCGACGACATCCCCTTCCCGTACTACCGGGCGAAGCTGGCGGCGGAGAAGGCGCTGCTCGCGGGCTCGGTGCCGGTGTCCGTGCTGCGGACGACCCAGTTCCACTCCTTCGCCGCCGCACCGTTCCTCGCGCAGAAGCGTCTGCCCGTGCTGCTCTCGCCCCGGCTCAGTATCCAACCGATCGACACGCGCGTCGTCGCCGAGCAGCTCGCCGATCTCGCGGGCGGGGACCCGCGTGGCCGGGTGCCCGACCTCGGCGGGCCCGAGGTCCTGACCGGCGACGACCTCGCCCGTGCCGTGTCGACGAGATACGGATGGCGCAAGCCGATCCTCCCCGTCGCCATACCGGGGCGCACGTGGGCGGCCTTCGCTGCCGGGCATCACCTCGTGCCGCAGAACCGGTCGGGCGGGCGTACCTTCGCCGAGTATCTCGCCGCGCAGTAG
- a CDS encoding TRIC cation channel family protein: MNTAAFFIPAWADILAIGIGSLQGALFAAQFRDRRLDLLGVAVIGIATGFGGGILRDVLLNQLPAAMQSNWYLPTAVIAALVGMFLERIFSRLSKVITVLDALTIGLFGAIGTTKALAVGVPPVPAVFLGAVSAVGGSILRDLLLNLPIAIMQVGSLYAIAALAGTSSIVVSIAFGVNVTIAAVVGVVVTFGVRILAVLFNWSLPEQRRLEKIPTLRRFRNFRNFRPGRR; encoded by the coding sequence GTGAACACAGCCGCCTTCTTCATCCCCGCCTGGGCGGACATCCTCGCCATCGGCATCGGCAGCCTGCAGGGGGCGCTGTTCGCGGCACAGTTCCGCGACCGCCGGCTCGACCTGCTCGGTGTCGCGGTGATCGGTATCGCGACCGGCTTCGGCGGCGGAATCCTGCGCGACGTGCTGCTCAACCAGCTTCCCGCCGCGATGCAGAGCAACTGGTATCTGCCCACCGCGGTCATCGCGGCACTCGTCGGCATGTTCCTCGAGCGCATCTTCAGCCGCCTGTCGAAGGTCATCACTGTGCTGGACGCGCTGACCATCGGACTGTTCGGGGCCATCGGAACCACGAAGGCGCTCGCGGTCGGCGTGCCTCCGGTGCCCGCCGTGTTCCTCGGCGCGGTCTCCGCGGTCGGAGGGTCGATCCTGCGCGACCTCCTGCTCAACCTGCCGATCGCGATCATGCAGGTCGGCTCGCTCTACGCGATCGCGGCGCTGGCCGGCACGTCGAGCATCGTGGTGAGCATCGCGTTCGGGGTCAACGTGACGATCGCCGCGGTCGTCGGCGTCGTGGTCACGTTCGGCGTGCGCATCCTCGCCGTGCTGTTCAACTGGAGCCTGCCCGAGCAGCGCCGCCTCGAGAAGATCCCGACGCTGCGCCGGTTCCGCAACTTCCGCAACTTCCGTCCGGGTCGTCGCTGA
- the leuA gene encoding 2-isopropylmalate synthase: MKNTQQPSGMPIHKYRPYHEQLAVDLPDRTWPSKRITEAPRWCAVDLRDGNQALIDPMSPERKRIMFDLLVKMGYKEIEVGFPSASQTDFDFVRSLIEENLIPDDVTIQVLTQAREGLINRTYESIAGAKQAIVHLYNSTSVLQREVVFRTDKQGIIDIALEGARLCRLAEATVPEVDVHYEYSPESYTGTELDFALDISNQMVDALGGTPERPVIINLPATVEMATPNVYADSIEWMSRNFARRDSVILSLHPHNDRGTGIAAAELGYMAGADRIEGCLFGNGERTGNVDLVALGINLFTQGIDPQIDFSDLDEVKRTAEYCNQLPVPERSPWAGDLVYTAFSGSHQDAIKKGFEAMAVDAVAQGVTVDDLVWAVPYLPIDPKDLGRSYEAVIRVNSQSGKGGVAYLLKTDHALDLPRKLQIEFSGVVQAKTDAEGGEVTSDQIWAIFQDEYLPAPVTRPEDKWGRFELNRTQTASDLGGEVSLQTVLRVGDDVINADATGNGPIAAFLNIMAEQGIDVKLFDYVEHALSAGGDAYAAAYVELNVNGTRLWGVGIDADISTASLKAVVSAVNRAVRATTDDRELAAV, encoded by the coding sequence ATGAAGAACACGCAGCAGCCCTCCGGCATGCCGATCCACAAGTACCGCCCGTACCACGAGCAGCTGGCCGTGGACCTCCCCGACCGCACCTGGCCGTCGAAGCGCATCACCGAGGCGCCCCGCTGGTGCGCCGTCGACCTGCGCGACGGCAACCAGGCCCTCATCGACCCGATGAGCCCCGAACGCAAGCGCATCATGTTCGACCTGCTCGTCAAGATGGGCTACAAGGAGATCGAGGTCGGTTTCCCGTCGGCCTCGCAGACCGACTTCGACTTCGTCCGCAGCCTCATCGAAGAGAACCTGATCCCCGACGACGTCACCATCCAGGTGCTGACCCAGGCGCGCGAGGGCCTGATCAACCGCACCTACGAGTCGATCGCCGGGGCCAAGCAGGCCATCGTGCACCTCTACAACTCGACGAGCGTGCTGCAGCGCGAGGTCGTGTTCCGCACCGACAAGCAGGGCATCATCGACATCGCGCTCGAGGGAGCCCGCCTCTGCCGCCTGGCCGAGGCCACCGTGCCCGAGGTCGACGTGCACTACGAGTACTCGCCCGAGAGCTACACGGGGACCGAGCTCGACTTCGCGCTCGACATCTCCAACCAGATGGTCGACGCCCTGGGCGGAACTCCCGAGCGCCCCGTCATCATCAACCTGCCCGCGACCGTCGAGATGGCGACGCCGAACGTCTACGCCGATTCCATCGAGTGGATGTCGCGCAATTTCGCCCGCCGCGACAGCGTGATCCTCAGCCTGCACCCGCACAACGACCGGGGCACCGGCATCGCCGCGGCCGAGCTCGGCTACATGGCCGGCGCGGACCGCATCGAGGGCTGCCTGTTCGGTAACGGAGAGCGCACCGGCAACGTCGACCTCGTCGCGCTGGGCATCAACCTGTTCACGCAGGGCATCGACCCGCAGATCGACTTCAGCGACCTCGACGAGGTCAAGCGCACCGCCGAGTACTGCAACCAGCTGCCCGTGCCCGAACGCAGCCCGTGGGCGGGCGACCTCGTCTACACCGCGTTCAGCGGCTCGCACCAGGACGCCATCAAGAAGGGCTTCGAGGCCATGGCCGTCGACGCCGTCGCGCAGGGCGTCACGGTCGACGACCTCGTCTGGGCCGTGCCGTACCTGCCGATCGACCCCAAAGACCTCGGCCGCAGCTACGAGGCCGTCATCCGGGTGAACTCGCAGTCCGGCAAGGGCGGCGTCGCCTACCTGCTGAAGACCGACCACGCGCTCGACCTGCCGCGCAAGCTGCAGATCGAGTTCTCGGGCGTCGTGCAGGCGAAGACCGACGCCGAGGGCGGAGAGGTCACGAGCGACCAGATCTGGGCGATCTTCCAGGACGAGTACCTGCCCGCGCCGGTCACCCGCCCCGAGGACAAGTGGGGACGCTTCGAGCTCAACCGCACGCAGACCGCGAGCGATCTGGGCGGCGAAGTGTCGCTCCAGACCGTGCTGCGAGTCGGCGACGACGTGATCAACGCGGATGCCACCGGCAACGGCCCGATCGCCGCGTTCCTCAACATCATGGCCGAACAGGGCATCGACGTGAAGCTCTTCGACTACGTCGAGCACGCTCTCAGCGCGGGTGGCGACGCCTACGCCGCGGCCTACGTCGAGCTCAACGTGAACGGAACCCGCCTCTGGGGCGTCGGCATCGACGCGGACATCTCGACCGCCTCGCTCAAGGCCGTGGTCTCCGCGGTCAACCGCGCGGTGCGCGCCACGACCGACGACCGCGAGCTCGCCGCGGTCTAA